Part of the Mycolicibacterium thermoresistibile genome, CTGCGGTTCACCATCGGACTCGGGCAGATCACCCGGCTGATCCTGGCCGGGGACCTGACCCGCGCCGATTTCCTGGCCCACCACTATCTGAGCTTCTGCGAATTCCAGCAGCCCGGCCGCGCGATCGGCGAGGTGTTGCTGGCGCACATCCTGATCGCGCGCGGTGATCTGCCCACGGCGACGACGCTGCTGCGGCAGGCGGCGGCGGCGTTGAGCAGCACCGGTTATTCGTGGGGACCGCTGGCGTTGATGCAGCTCACCCAGGTGCTCGGTGCCCGCGGGGACGCCGACGGGGCGTCGGAGGCGCTGCGCCGCGCCGAACACAGCCACGGGACGCGTTCGGAGTTGTACGCCCCCGAACTCGCGTTGGCCCGGGCCTGGACCCGGGCCGCGGCCCGCGATCTGCCGGGTGCGCTGCGGGGCGCGCGCGACGCCGCCGACGCCGCCGAGCGGTCCGGGCAGCTGGCGGTGGCGCTGCGGGCACTGCACGACGGGGTCCGCCTGGGCGATCTGCAGGCGGCCGAGCGGATCGACCGGCTCAGCGCCGAGATCGACTGCGTGTTCGGCCGGCTGGCGGCCACCCATGCCCGGGCCGCGGCACAGCGCCGCGGACCTGATCTGGACCGGGTGGCGGCCGAGCTGGCCGACATCGGGATGATCGCCGCGGCCGCCGACGCCGCGGCGCAGGCCGCCCAGGCGTATGCCGCGGAAGGGCAGCGGTCCGCCGAACTGACCGCCCGGTCCCGCGCCGCCGAATGGTCCAAGCGGTGCGGAAGCCCGTCGACGCCGGTGCTGGAACGGGTCCTCAACCCGTTGCCACTGACCGGACGGGAACGCGAGATCGCGGTGATGGTCGCGCAGGGGCTGACCAACAAGGCGATCGCGGAACGGCTGTGCGTGTCCGTGCGCACCGTGGAGGGACACATCTACCGGGCCTGCATCAAGCTCGACGTGGCCGACCGGACACTGCTGGCCGCAGCGGTGGCCGCCGACGGCTGACGACACCGTCCGGTGCCGAAAGGGGGGGAGACGATGGGACATCTGGCCGCACCGCTGGCGATGCCGGAGGCCGAGATCGTGCTACGCGCCCCGGCCGGGGTCGCGCTGCCGAAGGTCGAGACGATCTGGTTTCGGACACCGGACGGGCTGCAGCTGAACTTCAAACATCTGCCACCCGCCACCGGCAGCACCGACCGCGGCCCGGTGCTGCTGGTGCACGGATCGGGAGTGCGGGCCAACCTGTTCTGCCCGCCGAGCATCATCACGCTGCCCGCGATGCTGTCCGCCGAGGGCTTCGACGTGTGGATGCTCAACTGGCGGGCCAGCATCGACGTGCAGCCGACGGAGTACACGTTCGACGACGCGGCGGCTCAGGACTTCCCCACGGCCACCCGGGAGATCCTCGACCGCACCGGCCGCAGCACCCTGAAAGCCGTGGTGCACTGCCAGGGTTCGCACGCGTTCATGATGTCGATGACGGCGGGTCTGCTGCCCGAATACACCCGGGTGGTGGCGAGTTCGACGGCGCTGCACCCGCGGATCCGGCGGGCGGCCGCGGTCAAACTGCCGTTCGCGATGGCGACGCTGGGCCGCAGCGTGGACTTCTTCAATCCGCAGTACGGCCTGTACGCCCCGTGGTTCTGGCCGCGGCTGATGGACTGGCTGGTGCGCGCCGTCCACCACGAGTGCCGCAACCCGGTGTGCAAACACGCCAGCTTCGTCTACGGCGTGGGGTCCCCCACCATGTGGAACCACGAGAACCTCGACGAGATCACCCACGACTGGATCAAGGGCGAGTTCGCGCACGTGCCGGTGAGCCTGTTCCGCCAGACCCGCGACTGTCTGTCCGCCGGCCATCTGGTGTCCACCGGGAGGTATCGGGAGCTGCCCCGCGAATTCGGCGTCGGACCACCACATCCCGATGTGCGCGCCGAGTTCAAGTTCATCACCGGTGCGGACAACCGCACCTTCCGGCCCGACGGTATGCGCGCCACCTGGGAGTACTTCGAACGGTACGCGCCCGGGGTGCACGCGTTCGAGCAGTTCCCCGGCTACGGACACCTCGACATGTTCCTCGGCCAGTACGCGGCCGTCGACGTCTTCCCGGCAATCATCGACTGGCTGAAGGGCGGTCCCGGTGGCGAAAACGATTCTGGGCGCTGATCTCGCGTTGCTGCTGTGCGTCTCGGTGCTGGCCGGCTCCTGGCTGGGCCTCGGCGCCACCCCGCCCGCCGAGCTGGGGTGGGCGCTGGGCGCGGTGGTGCTGGCCGCGGTGATGGCGGTGACGGAGATGTTCAGCGGGTTGCGGTGGCCCGCGTTGATCGCCCTGGCCGCCACGGTCGTCGGCCTGGTCGCCGTGCTCTCCGGCATGGTGACCCGCGGCTGGGGCTGGGCCTGGGTGGTGGCCTGGGTCGCCGTCGCGGGCTGGTTCGCGTTGCTGGCCGCCGCCGAGCGGAGCGACAGGTGACCGGGCTGCGGTTCCGGGAGACGATGACCGGCCGGATCGCGATGCGCGCAACCGATCCGGCCGCGGGATACCGGCAGACCGCCGCGGTGGCGGCCACGTTGCGCGTCGAGGTGGACATTCCCGACGTCGCGGCGTTCCTCGCCGGTCCCCGCATCGGGCGGCTGCGGGCGGAGCTGATCGTCCCGGTGCTCGGCGGCCGCTACCTGTCCACCGACGGTGAGTTCCACCTGTTCGACCGGGGCCGCGCGGCCGACAGTGTTCAGGAAATACGTTACACAGCAGACCTTTT contains:
- a CDS encoding alpha/beta hydrolase yields the protein MGHLAAPLAMPEAEIVLRAPAGVALPKVETIWFRTPDGLQLNFKHLPPATGSTDRGPVLLVHGSGVRANLFCPPSIITLPAMLSAEGFDVWMLNWRASIDVQPTEYTFDDAAAQDFPTATREILDRTGRSTLKAVVHCQGSHAFMMSMTAGLLPEYTRVVASSTALHPRIRRAAAVKLPFAMATLGRSVDFFNPQYGLYAPWFWPRLMDWLVRAVHHECRNPVCKHASFVYGVGSPTMWNHENLDEITHDWIKGEFAHVPVSLFRQTRDCLSAGHLVSTGRYRELPREFGVGPPHPDVRAEFKFITGADNRTFRPDGMRATWEYFERYAPGVHAFEQFPGYGHLDMFLGQYAAVDVFPAIIDWLKGGPGGENDSGR